From Sporolactobacillus pectinivorans:
ATGCACACTGGCCGCGTTTGGTACGATCAACAAGCTAAAGCAGAGCAAAGCCCCCACCATAGGCACAATGACAGCCGAAGCCAGTGCGACAATGAGAAGTAGACAGATTTCCAGTATTTTGACCGGAATGCCTCGCGCTTCTGCCACTTCTTTTGAAATGGTCATCAGCAAAAGAGGACGGTATAGCACTGCAAGACCGAGGATGCAAATCAGCCCTACTATGGCCGTACCAGCGATCTGTCCAGAACTGACGCCCACAATCTGCCCAAACAACAACGCATACGCTCCACTAGCATATTGATTGCTCAGTCCTAAAAACAACGCACCGATCCCTAAACCGGTAATCAGTGTCAAAGCTGTAATGACATCGTTGTGTTCCTTTTTCCCAAGTGTCCCCATGAGGAATGCGCCTCCAACCGTAAACATGACCAACCCATAAAAGGGGTCGGCATGCAACAGGACAGCCCCAGCTCCTCCTGCAAAGCCAGCTTCCGGTAGTGCATGCCCTACAAAAGCAGATCCCCGGATGACGATGAAAAATCCAATAAAAGAGGAGATCACCGCTACCATCGTCCCGCTGATCCATGTATGCAGCATGAACGGTTGGGTAAATGCACTAAAATCAAGCATGGGCCACCTCTCCTTTCGATGGCTTAAAAATGTGGCCATGCGGAAGACGTGTGAGCAAATAGGACACAAGTATTAGTATGCATACAAAAAAGCTGACCGGCCAGCCTCTCCCAAATGGGGGCCAATGAAAACTATCATAGGCCAGCACAATGCCTGCCCACATGGAAAACATTCCCAGAATGGCTGCACACAGCATGGCATATCCGATTTTTTTTGTCAGGCGCATAGCAGTAGCTGCAGGACCAATCAACAGTGCGGTACTCAACAGCGCCCCGATGACCAATGAACTTTCCTCTACCACAAGTGCCATCAGGATAATGAAAATAAATCGAATCAACCGTACCGGAATACTGTGTGTCATGGCAAGTTCCGAATCAATGGAAGAAAAAAGCAAAGGGCGAAAAATGATGCTCAGTGTTACTGCCGCTGCTAGAGTAAGTACAGCCAATACAGGCATTGTTGCTGTATTTATCAGGAAGACGGATCCAAACAGGATCATCATCGGCGCGCTTGCCTGGCCAGTAAAACTGGTATCTAAAAACAGAAACAGGGATTCTAGACCGAGTGCTACCGATAAGACAATACCTGTCGCT
This genomic window contains:
- a CDS encoding metal ABC transporter permease yields the protein MNRLMGFVFAPGFFENAQVLNALWMGGIVAVLSGVMGVFVVLRGQSFAGHAISDFGGAGAAITFLFGVNTLWGFLIFGLLSAMGVEAIGNQAKERDIATGIVLSVALGLESLFLFLDTSFTGQASAPMMILFGSVFLINTATMPVLAVLTLAAAVTLSIIFRPLLFSSIDSELAMTHSIPVRLIRFIFIILMALVVEESSLVIGALLSTALLIGPAATAMRLTKKIGYAMLCAAILGMFSMWAGIVLAYDSFHWPPFGRGWPVSFFVCILILVSYLLTRLPHGHIFKPSKGEVAHA
- a CDS encoding metal ABC transporter permease codes for the protein MLDFSAFTQPFMLHTWISGTMVAVISSFIGFFIVIRGSAFVGHALPEAGFAGGAGAVLLHADPFYGLVMFTVGGAFLMGTLGKKEHNDVITALTLITGLGIGALFLGLSNQYASGAYALLFGQIVGVSSGQIAGTAIVGLICILGLAVLYRPLLLMTISKEVAEARGIPVKILEICLLLIVALASAVIVPMVGALLCFSLLIVPNAASVHLTRHPAATLRLSLVFSLVDIWAAILLAYTTGWPIGFFVCIIGAIFYCFARMSQHIFKKRVHLMETHQKEKNTLENFHV